One Opitutus sp. ER46 genomic region harbors:
- the coaBC gene encoding bifunctional phosphopantothenoylcysteine decarboxylase/phosphopantothenate--cysteine ligase CoaBC, which produces MSNVLFILTGSIACYKACEVISQLVQRGHHVRPVASAAALRFVGATTLEALTHEKVRTDLWAEGEALDHINLDRWADVTVVCPATANTLNALAAGLADNLVGSLLLAHDPHKPLLVAPAMNPAMWKHPATVAASRRLRSWGVQFIEPAAGRTACGEVGEGRLAEPETIVAAIDAALVRPEHRLRVLVTSGGTSEPIDGVRVLTNISTGATGAGIAEHFSRLGHDVLLVRAATSVPLSAPGREETYGSFGDLDAVLERRLREEHFDVVIHAAAVSDYAIEAIEVDGQTWRPGAGKIPSQATPLIRLRRNPKLLDKLRSCSLNPAIRVVAFKLTKEADDAAMRAAVEAILAHGTADYVVQNDLAQREPDGAFPADIWGPQRTIVAHCRDRADIALALATLLS; this is translated from the coding sequence ATGAGCAACGTTCTGTTCATCCTCACCGGCTCGATCGCCTGCTACAAGGCGTGCGAGGTGATTTCCCAGCTCGTACAGCGGGGCCATCACGTGCGCCCGGTCGCCAGTGCGGCCGCCTTGCGCTTCGTTGGCGCCACCACCCTCGAGGCCCTCACCCACGAAAAAGTGCGCACCGACCTTTGGGCCGAAGGTGAGGCGCTCGATCACATCAATCTCGACCGCTGGGCCGACGTGACCGTCGTGTGTCCCGCCACCGCGAATACCCTCAACGCGCTCGCGGCCGGCCTGGCGGACAACCTCGTGGGTTCGCTGCTCCTGGCGCACGATCCGCACAAACCGCTCCTCGTCGCCCCGGCGATGAATCCGGCGATGTGGAAACACCCGGCGACGGTGGCGGCGAGCCGGCGGCTCCGTTCCTGGGGCGTGCAGTTCATCGAGCCCGCCGCCGGGCGCACTGCCTGCGGCGAAGTGGGCGAGGGGCGTCTGGCCGAACCGGAGACCATCGTCGCCGCGATCGACGCCGCCCTGGTGCGACCCGAACACCGGCTCCGCGTCCTCGTCACCAGCGGCGGCACCAGCGAGCCGATCGACGGTGTCCGCGTGCTAACCAACATCAGCACAGGCGCCACCGGCGCCGGCATCGCTGAGCATTTCTCCCGGCTCGGCCACGACGTGCTGCTGGTGCGGGCCGCTACGTCCGTGCCGTTGTCCGCTCCGGGCCGCGAGGAGACCTACGGGAGCTTTGGCGACCTCGATGCCGTCCTGGAGCGCCGGCTCCGCGAAGAGCACTTCGACGTCGTCATCCATGCGGCGGCCGTTTCCGACTACGCGATCGAGGCGATCGAGGTGGACGGGCAGACGTGGCGACCCGGCGCCGGCAAGATCCCGTCGCAGGCCACGCCGCTGATCCGGTTGCGGCGCAATCCCAAGCTCCTCGACAAACTGCGGAGCTGCAGCCTCAACCCCGCCATCCGCGTCGTGGCTTTCAAGCTGACCAAGGAGGCCGACGACGCCGCCATGCGCGCGGCGGTCGAGGCGATCCTCGCCCACGGGACCGCAGATTACGTCGTGCAGAACGATCTCGCGCAGCGTGAGCCGGACGGGGCGTTTCCCGCCGACATCTGGGGCCCGCAGCGCACCATCGTCGCCCACTGCCGCGACCGCGCCGACATCGCCTTGGCCCTCGCAACGCTCCTGTCGTAG
- a CDS encoding sodium:calcium symporter yields MNPLTDTIETLGLTSAWTYFGLFLAASLLMIWRLEALLAHGLEGTALGTVVMPYCSGLGNLLFVAIIGMQGGPGQEVLTNCLVNNATNLTLVLGLPTLFWGLTLARKRPAGGAGKRKAAGAGKTGGGKDDETSRQLNRLSLLLTLAAVGFFSGVSWALARDGVLDLSDGLVLVGLFLFWQTFQVFDVLKHNVRQRQRFSSMFYLDVAVVLVGAFGVYVSLDWLVTWLAAQQGAFVNAAHLGWITGWLMVLPNALLAFYYAARGRADIAFASQVGDGHICIPLCIGLSAMLHPVKVPAFFAPGLALLVIVAVVHALCVAFADGLPRWMGWPLLGAYAWFVGVGLLG; encoded by the coding sequence GTGAACCCGCTCACCGATACGATCGAAACCCTCGGGCTGACGAGCGCGTGGACCTATTTCGGGCTCTTTCTCGCGGCGTCGTTGCTGATGATCTGGCGGCTCGAGGCGCTGCTCGCGCACGGGCTCGAAGGCACTGCGCTCGGCACGGTGGTGATGCCGTACTGCTCCGGGCTCGGAAATCTGCTCTTCGTCGCAATCATCGGCATGCAAGGCGGGCCCGGGCAGGAGGTGCTGACCAACTGTCTGGTGAACAACGCGACCAATCTCACGCTGGTGCTCGGGCTGCCGACGTTGTTCTGGGGGCTGACCCTCGCGCGGAAACGCCCCGCCGGCGGCGCGGGGAAGCGCAAGGCGGCGGGCGCCGGCAAGACGGGCGGCGGCAAGGACGACGAGACCAGCCGGCAGCTCAACCGGCTCTCGCTCCTGCTCACGCTCGCGGCGGTGGGCTTCTTCAGCGGCGTGTCCTGGGCGCTGGCGCGTGACGGCGTGCTCGACCTGAGCGACGGGCTGGTCCTCGTCGGGCTCTTCCTTTTCTGGCAGACGTTCCAGGTCTTCGACGTCCTGAAGCACAACGTGCGGCAGCGGCAGCGCTTCTCTTCAATGTTCTACCTCGACGTGGCCGTGGTGCTCGTGGGGGCGTTCGGGGTGTACGTGAGCCTCGACTGGCTCGTGACCTGGCTGGCGGCGCAGCAGGGCGCGTTCGTCAACGCCGCGCATCTCGGCTGGATCACCGGCTGGCTGATGGTGCTGCCCAACGCGCTGCTCGCGTTCTACTACGCGGCGCGGGGCCGCGCCGACATCGCCTTCGCCTCACAGGTCGGCGACGGACATATCTGCATCCCGCTGTGCATCGGCCTGAGCGCGATGCTGCATCCCGTGAAGGTGCCGGCGTTCTTCGCGCCCGGCCTCGCGCTGTTGGTGATCGTCGCGGTCGTCCACGCCTTGTGCGTGGCGTTTGCCGACGGCCTGCCGCGCTGGATGGGCTGGCCGCTGCTGGGCGCGTACGCGTGGTTTGTCGGCGTTGGGCTCCTGGGCTGA
- a CDS encoding DUF488 family protein, with protein MSVRIVRLGTPRHPHEGLRLGTVRRPPRGVPKSEFAAQNWYDVWFPNLAPSLASMQQALRAENPAQWNAFVRSYRKEMAAPAATHDLELLARLSHTTDFSVGCYCEDESHCHRSILRELLRAHGASFADDDAPPAKSDPAR; from the coding sequence ATGAGCGTGCGCATTGTTCGCCTCGGAACTCCCCGACATCCTCACGAAGGTCTGCGACTCGGCACGGTGCGGCGGCCGCCGCGCGGCGTGCCCAAATCTGAGTTTGCCGCGCAGAACTGGTACGACGTTTGGTTTCCCAATCTCGCGCCCAGTCTCGCATCCATGCAGCAGGCGCTGCGCGCCGAAAACCCCGCCCAGTGGAACGCGTTCGTGCGCAGCTATCGGAAGGAAATGGCCGCGCCCGCGGCCACGCATGATCTCGAGCTTCTCGCCCGGCTGTCGCACACCACAGACTTCTCCGTGGGCTGTTACTGCGAGGACGAGAGCCATTGCCATCGCTCGATCCTTCGCGAGTTGCTCCGCGCCCACGGCGCATCGTTTGCGGACGACGACGCGCCGCCCGCGAAATCCGATCCCGCGCGGTGA
- the panC gene encoding pantoate--beta-alanine ligase encodes MKIQRELGVPPRPDVPPVYTRRAGWQAVRGDAAWAGRSIGFVPTMGALHAGHEALLARARAENERVVLSIFVNPTQFNDPTDLAKYPRTLEADLALARSYVDAVLAPEPEELYPDAYRYRVTENELSRRWEGAHRPGHFDGVLTVVLKLFNLVRPTRAYFGEKDWQQLLLVRGMVQALLLPIEVVPCATVREADGLAMSSRNRRLAPADRARAPEFARALRESPDAPTAAARLRAAGFEVDYVEDADGVRMGAVRLGDVRLIDNCRLPAAR; translated from the coding sequence ATGAAGATCCAACGCGAACTCGGAGTTCCACCCCGGCCGGACGTCCCGCCGGTCTACACCCGGCGTGCCGGCTGGCAGGCGGTGCGCGGCGATGCCGCCTGGGCAGGCCGCAGCATCGGCTTTGTCCCAACGATGGGGGCGCTGCACGCCGGACATGAGGCGCTGCTCGCCCGCGCGCGCGCCGAGAATGAACGCGTGGTGCTCAGCATCTTCGTCAATCCCACCCAGTTCAACGATCCGACCGACCTGGCAAAATACCCGCGCACGCTCGAGGCCGACCTCGCGCTCGCGCGGTCGTATGTTGACGCCGTCCTCGCGCCCGAGCCGGAGGAGCTGTATCCGGATGCCTATCGCTACCGGGTCACCGAAAACGAGCTGAGCCGCCGCTGGGAGGGTGCGCATCGCCCGGGTCACTTCGACGGCGTGCTCACGGTTGTCCTGAAGCTCTTCAATCTCGTGCGGCCCACGCGGGCCTACTTCGGTGAGAAGGACTGGCAGCAGTTGCTGCTGGTGCGCGGCATGGTCCAGGCCCTGTTGTTGCCGATCGAGGTCGTGCCGTGCGCGACCGTGCGCGAGGCCGACGGGCTCGCGATGAGTTCGCGCAACCGCCGGCTGGCTCCCGCCGATCGCGCGCGCGCCCCGGAGTTTGCCCGGGCCTTGCGCGAGTCGCCCGACGCCCCCACCGCCGCCGCGCGGCTGCGCGCCGCCGGTTTCGAGGTCGATTACGTCGAGGATGCCGACGGCGTCCGCATGGGCGCGGTTAGGCTCGGCGACGTGCGGCTCATCGACAACTGCCGCCTGCCCGCGGCGCGGTGA
- a CDS encoding dienelactone hydrolase family protein: protein MKLLACLCLLGAALTAQAKIVTRAVPYEHNGVKLEGYLAYDDAKSRSGRLPGVLVLPEWWGLNEYPKSRAEQLAKLGYVAFAADMYGAGVTTTDAKKAGELARQFYGKSLMAERARAGLDTLLASGLVDPQRVAAIGYCFGGAAAQVLAWSGAPLAGIVSFHGSLVPPPSEPGRVKARILVCHGAIDPFVKPEELAKFKDALDVGGLDYQFIQYAGAVHAFTNPRADDVARAAGLKGIGYNAAADRRSWQHMQDFFAELFGPRP from the coding sequence ATGAAGCTCCTTGCCTGCCTATGCCTCCTTGGCGCCGCCCTCACGGCCCAAGCGAAGATTGTGACCCGCGCCGTGCCCTACGAACACAACGGCGTGAAGCTCGAGGGCTACCTCGCCTACGACGACGCGAAGAGCCGCTCCGGCCGCCTGCCCGGCGTGCTCGTCCTGCCCGAATGGTGGGGCCTCAACGAGTACCCGAAGAGTCGCGCCGAACAGCTCGCAAAACTCGGCTACGTCGCCTTTGCGGCCGACATGTACGGCGCGGGCGTGACCACGACCGACGCGAAGAAAGCGGGTGAACTCGCGAGGCAGTTCTACGGCAAATCGCTCATGGCCGAGCGCGCCCGCGCCGGACTCGACACCTTGCTCGCCAGCGGGCTCGTGGATCCGCAGCGCGTCGCCGCCATCGGCTACTGCTTCGGCGGCGCGGCCGCGCAGGTTCTCGCGTGGAGCGGTGCGCCGCTCGCCGGGATTGTCAGCTTCCACGGCAGCCTCGTGCCGCCGCCGAGCGAGCCGGGCCGCGTCAAGGCCCGCATCCTCGTCTGCCATGGCGCGATCGATCCCTTCGTGAAGCCGGAGGAGCTGGCGAAGTTCAAGGACGCGCTGGATGTGGGCGGGCTCGATTACCAGTTCATCCAGTACGCGGGCGCGGTGCATGCGTTCACCAATCCGCGGGCCGACGACGTTGCGCGCGCGGCCGGGCTGAAGGGCATCGGTTACAATGCCGCGGCGGACCGGCGTTCCTGGCAGCACATGCAGGACTTCTTCGCGGAACTGTTTGGGCCGCGGCCGTAA
- a CDS encoding ABC transporter ATP-binding protein gives MPALLDVSSLCVTRGRTAILADVSWRVAPREHWVILGANGSGKTTLLKTLTGYLPPTSGEIMVLGQRYGASDWRDLRLKVGVVTSAFIAAIPPAEVALDTVVSGKFAQLDLWHRVSREDRAQARRWLRFVGLEALAEREWAFLSQGERQRVLIARALMLRPRLLILDEPCSGLDPVAREHFLQFIERLARRRGAPALVLVTHHVEEIMPAFTHALLLRQGRIIAAGPRRTVLKPALLSTTFGAALTLSRRPDGRYALQFARA, from the coding sequence ATGCCGGCCCTGCTCGACGTATCCAGTTTATGCGTGACACGAGGACGCACCGCGATCCTCGCGGACGTGTCCTGGCGCGTCGCGCCCCGCGAGCACTGGGTGATCCTGGGAGCCAACGGCTCCGGCAAGACCACGCTGCTCAAGACGCTGACGGGCTACCTGCCGCCGACGTCCGGCGAGATCATGGTGCTGGGCCAGCGTTACGGCGCCAGCGACTGGCGCGACCTGCGGCTCAAAGTGGGCGTGGTGACGAGCGCCTTCATCGCGGCGATCCCGCCGGCGGAGGTGGCGCTCGACACGGTCGTCAGCGGCAAGTTCGCGCAGCTCGACCTCTGGCATCGTGTGAGCCGGGAGGACCGGGCGCAGGCGCGGCGGTGGCTGCGCTTCGTGGGACTCGAGGCCCTGGCGGAGCGCGAGTGGGCGTTTCTTTCGCAAGGCGAAAGGCAGCGCGTGCTGATCGCGCGGGCGCTCATGCTGCGCCCCCGGCTGCTGATCCTGGACGAACCCTGCTCCGGGCTCGATCCGGTGGCGCGCGAACACTTCCTGCAGTTCATCGAGCGGCTCGCGCGGCGGCGCGGCGCCCCGGCGCTTGTGCTCGTCACGCACCACGTGGAGGAAATCATGCCGGCCTTCACGCATGCGCTCCTCCTGCGGCAGGGCCGGATCATCGCGGCCGGTCCGCGGCGCACGGTGCTGAAGCCGGCGCTGCTCAGCACCACCTTCGGCGCGGCGCTGACGCTATCCCGGCGCCCCGACGGCCGGTACGCCCTGCAGTTTGCGCGCGCGTGA
- a CDS encoding DUF4097 family beta strand repeat-containing protein: MKALTTLAFVAAFTCAALPLSAKIERTVEKTFTVTGIGTLRLNTSGGAIRVSPGPDGVVTIVAKETIRADSDAEADKLLEDLELTFAQNGNDVQASAKYDRPVSGFFRWGGSPVVVEFIATVPAAYVTDLRTSGGSITVGDLNGRVETRTSGGGIRLGRIGNDVDAHTSGGSITLRSASGNVKLNTSGGRIEVGNVAGTADLSTSGGSIEIESVSNRVNAHTSGGSVRAGIAGKLNGDCELSTSGGSVSVTVDKAASFQLDASTSGGGVNVNGITMTLQNGHHSRNKLSGPVNGGGPLLKLRSSGGSIRVDAR, translated from the coding sequence ATGAAAGCCCTTACCACCCTCGCCTTCGTCGCGGCGTTCACCTGCGCCGCGCTCCCGCTGTCCGCCAAGATCGAGCGAACCGTCGAAAAGACCTTCACCGTCACAGGCATCGGCACGCTCCGACTCAACACCAGCGGCGGCGCGATCCGGGTTTCGCCCGGGCCGGATGGCGTCGTGACGATCGTCGCCAAGGAGACGATCCGGGCCGATTCCGACGCGGAGGCCGACAAGCTGCTGGAGGACCTGGAGCTGACGTTCGCGCAGAACGGCAACGACGTGCAGGCGTCGGCGAAGTATGACCGGCCGGTCAGCGGCTTCTTCCGCTGGGGAGGCAGCCCGGTGGTCGTCGAATTCATCGCCACCGTCCCCGCCGCCTACGTGACCGATCTGCGCACCTCCGGCGGCAGCATCACCGTCGGCGATCTCAACGGCCGCGTCGAAACCCGCACCTCCGGCGGGGGGATCCGGCTGGGCCGCATCGGCAATGACGTGGACGCCCACACCTCCGGCGGCAGCATCACGCTCCGTTCGGCCAGCGGTAACGTAAAGCTGAACACCTCGGGCGGCCGGATCGAAGTCGGTAACGTCGCCGGCACCGCCGACCTCTCCACCTCGGGCGGCAGCATCGAGATCGAGTCCGTCAGCAACCGCGTGAACGCCCACACCAGCGGCGGCAGCGTGCGCGCCGGCATCGCCGGAAAGCTCAACGGCGACTGCGAACTTTCCACCTCCGGCGGCAGCGTCAGCGTCACCGTCGACAAGGCCGCCAGCTTCCAACTCGACGCCTCCACCAGCGGCGGTGGCGTGAACGTCAACGGCATTACCATGACGCTTCAGAACGGGCACCACAGCCGGAACAAGCTCTCCGGCCCGGTGAACGGCGGCGGCCCGCTCCTGAAGCTCCGCTCGAGCGGCGGCAGCATCCGGGTCGACGCGCGGTAA
- a CDS encoding FAD-dependent thymidylate synthase yields MRITGLALVPPPSAADLPKVTPELLASVLARYSRSNEGIASILSKVDVTNPDASIDRILKFVDYGHASIGGLTGGLAIALDGVSMWLAYKIFEIAQMADGQESSTRYIAMDAANLPTAEELGVPADLAGRWHDVLARAFAAYHAEYDRLDALANAEPGRVRLPADAKPAVVTRLRKNYALDRARYFVPLATRTNLGLVQSSRMWAITVKQLDSLAHPEAKAAARLIRDELLKQSPRLMRHSSAEKSFEEQARQELQTSLALGLERLSADALPDETWVHVDRATPPWLAERQSLAEALRHRTNRYGQQGTATRRMRVTFAWNNLALAELRDLNRHRTGHRYTPLIQAGFYLPPEIDRGTHAALLRDQLALTRELMTRKSPAYVYSLLLGAQTPFEHSTHADKFIYEAELRTGMGAHFRYAEHLSAALKEFFRQVPEAKEWVVEGTAEPE; encoded by the coding sequence ATGCGCATCACCGGTCTTGCCCTCGTCCCGCCGCCTTCGGCCGCCGACCTGCCGAAGGTTACGCCTGAACTCCTTGCGTCGGTGCTCGCGCGCTATTCGCGCAGCAACGAGGGCATCGCCTCGATCCTCTCCAAGGTCGACGTCACCAACCCCGACGCCTCGATCGACCGCATCCTGAAGTTCGTCGACTACGGCCATGCCTCGATCGGCGGCCTCACCGGGGGGCTGGCGATCGCGCTGGACGGAGTGTCGATGTGGCTCGCGTACAAGATCTTTGAGATCGCGCAGATGGCCGACGGCCAGGAGTCGAGCACTCGCTACATCGCGATGGATGCGGCGAACCTGCCGACGGCGGAGGAACTGGGCGTCCCGGCTGACCTCGCGGGCCGGTGGCACGACGTGCTTGCCCGCGCGTTTGCCGCGTACCACGCGGAGTACGACCGGCTCGACGCGCTCGCGAACGCCGAGCCCGGCCGCGTTCGGCTCCCGGCCGACGCCAAGCCCGCCGTCGTCACGCGGCTGCGCAAGAACTACGCGCTGGACCGCGCGCGGTACTTCGTGCCGCTGGCGACGCGGACCAACCTCGGCCTCGTGCAGAGTTCCCGCATGTGGGCGATCACCGTGAAGCAGCTCGACTCACTTGCGCATCCCGAGGCCAAGGCGGCCGCGCGGCTGATTCGCGACGAACTGCTGAAGCAGTCGCCGCGGCTCATGCGGCACAGCTCCGCGGAAAAATCTTTTGAGGAGCAGGCCCGGCAGGAGCTTCAGACGTCGCTCGCGCTCGGTCTCGAGCGGCTCTCGGCGGACGCGTTGCCCGACGAGACCTGGGTGCACGTCGACCGCGCCACGCCGCCGTGGCTCGCGGAGCGTCAGTCGCTCGCCGAGGCGCTGCGGCATCGCACGAACCGCTATGGCCAGCAGGGCACCGCGACGCGCCGCATGCGGGTGACGTTCGCCTGGAACAACCTGGCGCTGGCCGAGCTGCGCGACCTAAACCGCCACCGGACGGGGCATCGGTACACGCCGCTGATCCAGGCCGGCTTCTATCTGCCGCCGGAGATCGACCGCGGGACACATGCCGCGCTGTTGCGGGATCAACTCGCCCTGACGCGCGAGCTCATGACGCGCAAGTCGCCGGCCTACGTGTACTCGCTCCTGCTCGGCGCGCAGACGCCGTTCGAGCACAGCACGCATGCCGACAAGTTCATCTACGAAGCCGAGCTGCGCACCGGCATGGGCGCCCACTTCCGCTACGCCGAACACCTGAGCGCCGCCCTGAAGGAGTTCTTCCGTCAGGTCCCCGAAGCCAAAGAGTGGGTGGTGGAGGGTACCGCCGAGCCCGAATAA
- the panB gene encoding 3-methyl-2-oxobutanoate hydroxymethyltransferase, with amino-acid sequence MKTILDLARAKREQQPIVMLTAYDALMARIVAASEADLILVGDSVAMVVHGFPSTVHATPEMMAAHVAAVRRGTPDMVVVADMPFLSVRRGTAYAAEVAGQLMQAGATAVKVEGVTGHEEVISHLVGSGIPVMAHLGLTPQSVHQFGGYRFQGRSAADAERLRDEARQVEELGAFALVLECVPSALASQITEERAIPTIGIGAGAGTSGQVLVISDLLGLDAQFQPRFARRYLEGHQLIGEAINRFTRDVRGARFPAREEVLA; translated from the coding sequence GTGAAGACGATCCTCGATTTGGCGCGCGCAAAGCGCGAACAGCAGCCGATTGTAATGTTGACGGCGTACGACGCGCTCATGGCGCGCATCGTCGCAGCCTCGGAAGCCGACCTCATTCTCGTGGGCGACAGCGTGGCCATGGTCGTCCATGGCTTTCCTTCCACCGTGCACGCGACGCCGGAAATGATGGCCGCCCACGTGGCGGCGGTGCGCCGCGGGACGCCCGACATGGTCGTGGTGGCCGACATGCCTTTCCTCTCGGTGCGCCGCGGGACCGCGTACGCCGCCGAGGTGGCGGGCCAGTTGATGCAGGCGGGTGCGACTGCCGTGAAGGTGGAGGGCGTCACCGGGCACGAGGAGGTGATCTCGCATCTCGTGGGCAGCGGCATTCCCGTGATGGCCCACCTCGGGCTCACGCCGCAGTCGGTGCACCAGTTTGGGGGTTACCGTTTCCAGGGCCGCAGCGCCGCCGACGCCGAGCGGCTGCGCGACGAGGCGCGACAGGTCGAGGAACTGGGCGCGTTCGCCCTCGTGCTCGAGTGCGTGCCGTCCGCCCTCGCGAGCCAGATCACCGAGGAGCGTGCGATTCCAACGATCGGCATTGGCGCCGGCGCGGGGACTTCGGGTCAGGTGCTGGTCATCTCGGACCTGCTCGGGCTCGATGCGCAGTTCCAGCCGCGCTTCGCCCGTCGGTACCTCGAGGGCCACCAGTTGATCGGAGAGGCCATAAACCGTTTCACCCGCGACGTGCGGGGCGCCCGGTTCCCCGCGCGCGAGGAGGTGCTTGCATGA
- a CDS encoding CBS domain-containing protein: protein MNVPVSALLERKGHGVFSVTPQVTVSQAVAEMNQHRVGAMLVLESGRLVGIFTERDVLRRIVGPGLDPHQVLVKDVMTTRVTTISPDATIDNAMALFTEERFRHLPVMDGERLIGTISIGDVTRWISDHHRMEAEHLKNYIAGGLAT, encoded by the coding sequence ATGAATGTTCCCGTCTCTGCCTTGCTGGAGCGCAAGGGTCACGGCGTCTTCTCCGTCACGCCCCAAGTCACGGTCTCCCAGGCCGTCGCCGAAATGAACCAACACCGCGTCGGCGCCATGCTCGTGCTCGAGTCGGGCCGGCTTGTCGGCATCTTCACCGAACGCGATGTGCTTCGCCGCATCGTGGGCCCCGGCCTCGACCCCCACCAGGTCCTCGTGAAGGACGTGATGACGACGCGCGTCACGACGATCTCGCCGGACGCCACGATCGACAACGCGATGGCCTTGTTCACCGAGGAGCGGTTCCGGCACCTGCCGGTCATGGATGGCGAGCGGCTCATCGGCACGATCTCGATCGGCGACGTCACCCGCTGGATCTCGGACCACCACCGGATGGAGGCCGAGCATCTCAAAAACTACATCGCGGGCGGGCTCGCGACCTGA
- a CDS encoding endonuclease/exonuclease/phosphatase family protein, protein MKPLRVLQFNMQFGQGWDDADPDHAPIRLEDTITVIREQDADIVFLQEVEHAQNGGVQITPPPNYTRLLAELSGYHGCFTYPRADPRELPFGIGLAILTRTPLRGVTVRDLPSPPVTFDFYGRKTTPTDRVMLRADTTIGGRELRLLNTHLLAFFMLGASSADHPGQRQRVAEELAAAPGPMLLAGDFNVSHHESLVAQFAAQGFRTVQDQEITWRRRPYVLDHIFFNAPLARVAHRVIPTPASDHHALVAEFEWVK, encoded by the coding sequence ATGAAACCGCTGCGGGTGCTCCAGTTTAACATGCAGTTCGGCCAGGGGTGGGACGACGCCGATCCCGACCACGCGCCGATCCGGCTTGAGGACACGATCACGGTGATCCGGGAGCAGGACGCCGACATTGTCTTCCTGCAGGAGGTCGAGCACGCGCAGAACGGCGGAGTGCAGATTACGCCGCCGCCCAACTACACACGCCTGCTCGCAGAACTGTCCGGTTACCACGGCTGCTTCACGTACCCGCGGGCAGACCCGCGCGAGCTGCCCTTCGGCATCGGCCTGGCCATCCTGACGCGGACGCCCTTGCGCGGGGTGACGGTGCGCGACCTCCCGTCACCACCGGTGACCTTCGATTTCTATGGGCGGAAGACGACGCCGACGGATCGCGTCATGTTGCGGGCGGACACGACGATCGGCGGTCGGGAGCTGCGGCTCCTGAACACGCACCTGCTCGCGTTCTTCATGCTCGGGGCCAGCAGTGCCGACCACCCCGGCCAGCGACAGCGGGTAGCCGAGGAACTCGCCGCCGCGCCCGGCCCAATGCTCCTCGCCGGTGATTTCAACGTCAGCCACCACGAGTCGCTCGTCGCCCAGTTTGCGGCGCAAGGCTTCCGCACCGTGCAGGACCAGGAGATCACCTGGCGGCGCCGGCCGTACGTGCTCGACCACATCTTCTTCAACGCCCCGCTGGCGCGCGTCGCTCACCGGGTCATCCCCACGCCCGCCAGCGACCACCACGCGTTGGTGGCTGAGTTCGAGTGGGTGAAGTGA
- a CDS encoding ATP-binding protein translates to MSSPAVQTLELRSELAEIERLAAFIESFGEAAKLGPDDVFSLQLALEEAATNVITHGYGAPGQVFTVTLAAGPDAVTATLSDTAAPYDPLARADVVTNAPLEDRAVGGLGVHLLKRLMHRAEYERRGDTNVLTLTRNLAPRR, encoded by the coding sequence GTGTCCTCACCCGCCGTGCAGACCCTGGAATTGCGCAGCGAGCTCGCCGAGATCGAGCGCCTGGCGGCATTCATCGAGAGCTTTGGCGAGGCGGCAAAGCTCGGGCCCGATGATGTATTCTCGCTGCAGTTGGCGCTGGAAGAAGCCGCGACAAACGTGATTACCCACGGGTACGGCGCCCCGGGCCAGGTCTTCACCGTGACCCTCGCCGCCGGGCCAGACGCGGTCACGGCCACGCTCTCCGACACGGCGGCACCCTACGATCCGCTGGCGCGCGCGGACGTGGTTACGAATGCTCCGCTCGAGGATCGCGCGGTGGGCGGGCTGGGCGTGCATCTGCTGAAGAGACTGATGCACCGGGCCGAATATGAGCGGCGCGGCGACACCAACGTGCTGACGCTGACCCGCAACCTCGCGCCGCGGAGGTGA
- a CDS encoding STAS domain-containing protein: MDMTETRHDTTTVLALNGRLDGIASPGAERRIDGLIAGGVRRLVFDCSQLSYVSSAGLRVFLTAAKKLKATGGQAVFAALTPPVAEVFELAGFTGILEVHASVAEAAGGGRND, from the coding sequence ATGGACATGACTGAAACCAGACACGACACGACGACTGTTCTCGCGCTGAACGGGCGCCTTGACGGCATCGCAAGCCCGGGCGCTGAACGCCGGATCGACGGGCTGATTGCGGGCGGAGTTCGCCGGCTCGTGTTTGATTGCAGCCAGTTGAGCTATGTCAGCAGTGCCGGGCTGCGCGTGTTTCTGACCGCGGCGAAGAAGCTGAAGGCAACCGGCGGCCAGGCGGTGTTTGCGGCGCTGACACCCCCGGTCGCCGAGGTGTTCGAACTCGCTGGGTTCACCGGCATTCTCGAGGTCCATGCCAGCGTCGCCGAGGCAGCCGGCGGGGGACGTAACGATTGA